CTCGACGTGCGGATCGACCGGTTGCGGCGCTGGCACGTCGACGGCCTGGTGTGCATCGGCGACGCTGCGCACGCCATGTCGCCCATCGGCGGGGTCGGCATCAACCTGGCCGTGCAGGACGCGGTGGCCGCCGCGCGGATCGTGGCCGGTCCCCTGCGGCGCGGCGCGCTGACGCCGCGGGTGCTGGCGAAGGTGCGCCGCCGCCGGTGGCTGCCCACCGCGGCGGTGCAGGCGGCGCAGCGGCGCGTCCAGGACTCGTTCCTCGCGCCGGCGCTCGCCGGCGGCCCCGGCGCGACGACGGGGGAGGTCCCCCTGCCCGTGCGGCTGGTGCGGCGGTTCCCCGCGCTCCAGGTGGTGCCCGCCTACGTCGTCGGCATCGGGCTGCTGCCCGAGCACGCGCCGGACTTCGCCCGTCGCGCGCCCGAGCGCATCGAGCGGAGCTGACGGGTCAGCGCGCGGAGACCGCGTTGGTCAGCGTGCCCAGGCCCTCGACGGTGACGGACACGGTCTGCCCGGCGGTCAGCGGGCCGACGCCGGCGGGGGTGCCGGTGAGGATCACGTCGAGCGGGCGCAGCGTCATCACCGATGAGATGTACTCGATCAGCGCGGGGATGTCGTGGATCAGCAGCGAGGTCCGCGAGTCCTGCTTCACGACGCCGTCCACCTCGGTGCGGATCGCCACGTCGGACGGGTCGAACGAGGTCTCCACCCACGGGCCGAGCGGGCAGAACGTGTCGAAGCCCTTGGCGCGCGTCCACTGCCCGTCGGTCTTCTGGAGGTCGCGCGCGGTGACGTCGTTGGCGATCGTGTAGCCGAGGACCGACTGCCGCGCCCGGGACGCGGGGATGTCCCGGCCGCCGACGCCGACCACCACGGCCAGTTCGCCCTCGAAGTCGACCCGCTCGGACACCGCCGGCAGCTTGATCTCGGCGTTCGGGCCGATGACCGCGGTGTTCGGCTTGAGGAACATCAGCGGTTCGGCGGGCACCTCGTTGCCCATCTCGGCGGCGTGCTCGGCGTAGTTGCGGCCGATCGCGACGATCTTGGGCGGCAGGAACGGCGCCAGCAGGCGGACGTCCGCCAGCGGCCACGAGCGGCCGGTGAACGTCGGGTTCGCGAAGGGGTCGTCGGCGATCTCGACCGCGGTCAGGTCGTCGCCGTCGCCGCGGATCTCGGCGAAGGCCAGGCCGTCGGGCTGGGCGATACGGGCAATGCGCACGCCGAACACCCTAACCGGCGGCTTGAAACCGCACCGTCCGTGCCTAGCGTCAGGAGGATGCGAACCCTGCTGATCGCCCTCGCCCTCTTACTGGGGACGGCCGCCCCCGCCGCCGCCGTCGCCCCGACCCCGCTCGAAGCGGGCACCCCGCTCACCGCCGTCGGCGGCGGGCGCTGCCTCAACGGCTTCAACGTCCGCGGCCACCTGCTCGTGCCGACCTCCTGCGGTCCGGTCGGCACGGTGGTCGGCGGTCCCGGCGGCGCCGTCGTCGGAACGATCACCGCGGTCCGACCGACCTACTCGGTCGTCACCATCACCAACCCGGCCGCCTGGGTCCAGCGGCCCACCGTCGCCGGTGCGCCCGGCACGATCACCGGCTCCGCCGAGACCGCCGTCGGCGGCTCGGTCTGCCGGGTGGGCGGCGCCACCGGTCTGCGGTGCGGCACGGTCCAGCAGAAGAACGCCACGGTGTCCTTCCCCGGCGGCACCATCACCGGCCTGACGCGCACGAACCTGTGCCCCGACGGCCGCGACCACTGGGTCGCGGTGTTCAGCGGCTCCCAGGCCCAGGGCCACGTGATCGGCGGCTCCGGCAGCTGCACCAGCGGAGGCACGACCTGGTTCCACCCGCTCAACCGCGTCCTGGCGGCCGAGGGCTTCACCCTGGTGACGGGATGAGGGCGCTGCTGCTCGCCGTGGCGCTCCTGGTCGCCACGGCACAGCCGGCCGTGGCGGCGCCGACCCCGCTCGAAGCGGGCACCCCGCTCGTCACCGCGAGCGGCGCCCGGTGCGCCAACGGCTTCAGCGTCCACGGGCACCTGCTGGTCTCGCCCGCCTGCGGGCGGGCGGCGGGTGGCGCCCTCCACCACGCCGACGGCAGGCGGATCGGCACCGTCGTCGCGATCCGCCGGACGCACGCGGTCGTCCGGATCGACGACACCCGGCTGTGGCAGCCCAGGCCGACCGTCGCCGGCCGGCCCGACGTCGTCACCGGGTCCACCGAGGCCCCGGTGGGCGCGGAGGCGTGCGTGCGGGGACCCGTCACCGGCTGGCGGTGCACCACCGTCGCGAGCCGCGACAGCACCCTGTACTTCGGCGACGGGTCGATCCTCCACGGGGTGTCGCGGATACCGGTGTGCTCACCCCCGAACGACGACTGGGGCGCCGTGGTGAGCGGCACGCAGGCCCAGGGCCTGGTGTTCGTCGCGCACGGCTGCCCCGGCGGCACGTCGTCGTTCTTCTTCCCGCTGGTGGACGTGCTGGCGCAGGAGGGGCTCAGGCTGGTGACGGGCTGACCCGCATGGCCTTGTGCGCGAGCGCGTCGCACAGGGCCAGCCAGCTCGCCTCGACGATGTTGCCGTGCACGCCCACGGTGGTCCACTCGCGCTCGCCGTCGGTGGACTCCACCAGCACGCGGGTGACGGCGTCGGTGCCGTGCTCGGCCGGGTTCCGCCGCGTCCCGGGCAGGATGCGGACCTTGTAGTCGTTCAGCTCCACGGCGTCCAACCAGGACAGGTGGGGCAGCAGCGCCTTCCGCAGGGCGGCGTCCAGCGCGTGCACCGGGCCGTTGCCCTCGGCGGTGGCGATGACCCGCTCCCCCGCGACGTGCACCTTGACCGTGGCCTCGGACACGATCGTGCCGTCCTGCTGGTGGTCCAGCACGACCCGGTAGGACTCCAGCCGGAACGGCGGCGCGTCCAGTTCGGACAGCTCGTCGCGCATGAGCAGCTCCAGGGAGGCGTCGGCGGCCTCGAACGACCAGCCGCCGGCCTCCAGCTCCTTCACCCGGCGCACCGCGTTCGTCAGCGCGTCGGGCCGGCGGGCCAGGTCGATCCCGAACTCGCGCCCCTTGAGTTCGAGGCTGGCCCGGCCCGCCATCTCGGTGACCAGCACCCGCATGTCGTTGCCGACGGTCCCCGGGACGATGTGGTTGTACAGCTCCGGGTCGACCTTGATCGCGCTCGCGTGCAGCCCCGCCTTGTGGGCGAAGGCCGACGACCCGACGTAGGCCTGGTGGGTGTCGGGGGCGATGTTCGCGATCTCGGCGAGGGCGTGGGACACGCGGGTCAGCTCGGCCAGCGACTCGTGCGGCAGCACCTGGAGGCCGAGCTTGGTCACGAGATTTCCCACCACGGCGAACAGGTCGGCGTTGCCCGCCCGCTCGCCGTAGCCGTTCGCGGTGCACTGGACGTGGGTCGCGCCCGCCTGCACCGCGGCGAGGGTGTTGGCCACCGCGCAGGACGTGTCGTCCTGGCAGTGGATGCCGACCCGGAAGCCCGTGCGGGCCACCACGTCGGCGACGGTCTCGGCGAGGCCCAGTGGCAGCTGCCCGCCGTTGGTGTCGCACAGCACGACGACGTCCGCGCCGCCCTCCACCGCGGACTCCAGCACGCGCAGCGAGGTGTCCGGGTCGAACGCGAAGCCGTCGAAGAAGTGCTCGGCGTCGAGGAACACGCGGCGACCCTCGTCGACGAGGAAGCGCACGGTGTCGCGCACCATCGCGCAGTTCTCCGCGACGTCGGTCCGCAGGGCCTTCTCGATGTGCCTGCGGTCGGACTTGGCGACCAGCGTCACGACCGGCGCCCGGCTGTCCAGCAGTGCCCTGACCTGCGCGTCCTCCTCGACCCGGACGCCCGCCCTGCGGGTGGAGCCGAACGCGACGAGCTGCGCGTGCTTGAGCGTCAGGTCCCCCGCGGCGGCGCGGGCGAAGAACTCGGTGTCCTTCGGCAGCGCGCCCGGCCAGCCGCCCTCCACGAACCCCACGCCCAGCGAGTCGAGCAGCCGCGCCACGGCCAGCTTGTCGGTGACCGAGTAGGTGATGCCCTCGCGCTGGGCGCCGTCGCGCAGGGTCGTGTCGTAGACGTGGAAGGAATCGCCGAGGGGGGTCACGAGAGGTCTCCTTGGGATCTCGGAAAACAAAAAGACCCCCCGCAGGATGCGAGAGGTCGGCGCGCCGGGTGCTTCTCAGGAGCACTACCCGGCGCGCTGGGCGATAATGATCACGGCGTGGAGAGCCACGTCCGGAATGGTGCCACACCCCTCCCGCGCATACCAAGCCACGGACGGGTTGTCCCACATGGTGGGTCCGGCTACCGGTGGCGAACCCCCGCGGTCGCCTCGTGCGAAAAGCGAGGGCCACCGCGGCGGCGCCGCGGTGGCCCTCTCGTGCCCGCTCCGGAGCCTCAGCCGGTCCGGACGTTCGACGACACCAGGGCCGCCAGGCGGTCGCCCACCGCGTAGGTGGCGCCCGGCGACGCGTGGTCCCGGGTGGCCAGGTCGAACGCCACCGACGCCTCGATCCGGCGCGCCGACTCCGACTGGCCCAGGTGGTCGAGCATCAGGGCCACCGACAGGACCGCCGCCGTCGGGTCGGCGATGCCCTGGCCCGCGATGTCCGGCGCGCTGCCGTGCACCGGCTCGAACATGCTCGGGTTGCGCCGCGTCACGTCGAGGTTGCCCGACGCCGCCAGCCCGATGCCACCGGTCACGGCCGCCGCCAGGTCGGTCAGGATGTCGCCGAACAGGTTGTCGGTGACGATCACGTCGTACCGGCCCGGGTCGGTGACCAGGTGGATCGTCGCGGCGTCCACGTGCTGGTACGCGACCGTCACGTCGGGGTGCTGCAACGACACCTCCTCCACGACCCGCGACCACAGCGAGCCCGCGTGCGTGAGCACGTTGGTCTTGTGCACCAGCGTGAGGTGCTTGCGCGGCCGGTTCGCGGCGCGGGCGAACGCGTCGCGCACCACCCGCTCCACGCCGAACGAGGTGTTGATCGACACCTCGGTGGCGATCTCGTGCGGCGTGTCCTTGCGCAGGAGGCCGCCGTTGCCCGCGTACAGGCCCTCGGTCCCCTCCCGCACGACCACCATGTCGATCTCCGGCGGGTCGGAGATCGGGCTGCGCACACCGGGGTAGAGCCGCGCCGGGCGCAGGTTCACGTGGTGGTCGAGCTCGAACCGGAGCCGGAGCAGCAGGCCGCGTTCCAGGATGCCGCTGGGGACCGAGGGGTCCCCCACCGCACCGAGCAGGATCGCGTCGTGCTGGCGCAGTTCGCCCAGCACGGACTCCGGCAGGAGTTCACCTGTGGCGTGCCAGCGCGCCGCGCCGAGGTCGTAGCGGGTGATCTCAGCCGCGGGAACGACCTCACCGAGCACCTTCAGGGCCTCGGCGACGACCTCGGGCCCGATCCCGTCTCCTGGGATCACTGCGAGCCGCATCCACACACCTCCCAGGTATCAGTCCCATTGCACGGGACTAGTTTTCATTGCGAAAGGCTACCGGTCCACAGCCCTCGAACCGCACTCGGAACACCCCTCCGTGGCCGAGTCTCCCGGACTGCGGGACACCCGAACGGTTCAGTGCCTCCAAATGGCGGTCACCCGATGTGCTTAAACGGCTCTGGCCGGCCGGGGCAACCCCCGACCGGCCAGAGCGTCGTACGGCGATCAGTCCGCCGAGCGGTTGTTCGTCCTGCCCTTCACCTTCACCACGGACGCCCGGTCACCCGTGGCGTTGTGGTGGTGCAGGACCAGCAGGCTGTCCGCGCCGTCGGTCGCGAGCGACGCGGCGTCGCGGTTGACCACGAGCGCGGTGCCCGGGCGGGCCGAGTAGGACAGCGCGGCGTCACCGCCGCCCTGCACCCACAGGCCCGGCTTGAGCGGGTCGAACGACAGTTGGCCCGGGATCGAGTCGATCAGGCCGTTCGTGCTGCCCGGGGCGAGGTAGAAGCCCGCGGTGCCGGCCTGGTACCCGATCCGCGAGGTGTCCGCCGAGGCGTCGATGCCGATCGCCGACAGCAGCACCGGCAGGACCACCACGTTCGTGTCGAACACGTTCGTGTCGACGTCGCCGAACTGGCCGTTCACGCCCTGGAGGTCGACCGTGACGCCGGTGGCGAGGTCGACCGTGGCCGCGACCAGCAGGTCGGTGTCGGTCAGCTTGGTCGCGTACACCTCGTAGTCGAAGACGCCGTCACCGTTGGTGTCGATGTCGACGAACGGCACGGTGTTGCTGCCCAGGTTGTACCAGTTGCCCCAGGTCGCGACGCCGAACGCGAGCAGCGCCTCCTCCGGCGCACCCTGCGCCCTGGCCAGCGGCGCGGTGGACGCGGCGCCGACGTAGCGCAGGTCACCGCCCTTGGCCGTGTCGTTCAGGGTGCAGTTGGCGGTGACGTTGCGGCGGCACTCGGGCAGCTTCGGCGAGGACGCCTGGAGCTCCAGGACGCTCACCAGGGACTTGTACGCGCCCTGGTCGAGGCCCTTGCCGGTCAGGTTGAGCACGGCCTGGCCGCCGTTGTTCGCCTTGACGCTCTTCGGCACGTCGATGTCGGCGACCGGCTTCGGCGCCGAGTACACCGGCACGCGCAGCGGGACCGCGGTGCCCGACTTCGGCGCGAACACGACCCGGCCCGACGCGTCCGCCAGGAACTGGCGCGGCACGTCCAGGTGCAGTGCCTCCACGGTCGGGTCGACCGTCTTGCGGAGCGCCTTCGGGTCGTCGATCTTCAGGGTGACCTTCACCCGGGCGATGCCGCGCGGCGACAGCCGGACGGTGTCCGCCGACAGCTCGTAGCGCACGCCCGGGATCTGCGTCAGGGCCTCGTAGCCGACGGTGTAGTCGACCCACTTGGTCGACTTGTTGACCACCTTGATCGTCTTGGTCAGCGACACCGGCTTCGAGACCTCGACCACGCCGAACGACGCGGACACGGCGCCCGGGTCGTCCTGCACGTAGGCCAGCACCTGGTTCTCGACCGCGGCCTTGCCGTCGATGCGGCCGGAGCCGACGCGGTTCGGGGCGTAGGTCTTGCCGTCCTGGGTCTTCACGTCGGCCGAGGCGCTGTTCATGACCGCGGCCTTGACCTCCTCGGGCGTCCAGTCCGGGTGGACCTGGCGCACCAGCGCGGCGATGCCGGTGGTGTGCGGGGCCGCCATCGAGGTGCCCGAGATGACGAGGGTCTTGTCGCCCGAGCCCACCAGCGCCGAGGCGATGGTGTCACCGGGGGCCGCCACGTCCGGCTTCACGACCGGGCCGCGCACGCCGCGCGAGGTGAACGAGCTGGGCGTGTCGCTGATCGATTGGTCGTACGTCGGCAGCGAGGTGCGCAGGTCGCCCGCGAGGCGCAGGGTCAGCGCCCCGGTGGCCAGGGCCGGGCGCAGCGCCGCGGTGGCCGAGCCGGTGATCTGGATGACCGGGATGGCCGCGTTGCCCGCGATGCCCGCGTTGAAGTTCTCCAGCTGCGAGGTGAACACCGCGCCGATGGCGCCCGCGGCGGTCACGTTGTTCGTGCGACCGGCCGAGCCGCAGCGACGCGTCGCGTCGTTGTCGTCCCACTCCAGCCACGCGACCTTGCCCGCGACGGCGGCCTTGTCGGCGGCCGACAGCGGGAGGCAGCCGTCCTTGTTGCCGGCGTCGCCCAGCGGCACGGCGACACCCGTGACGCTCTTGCCCTCGTAGTTGTAGCTCTGGCTGTACTGGCCCGGCTTCGGCCCCTTGACGGCGTCGGGGGCGGTCACCTCGACCGCGTCGCGCAGCACGTAGGAGTCGCGGGTGCTGGCCACGGTCAGCGCCTCGGGGGTGCTGCCCGGCGAGCCGCCGATGTCGTACAGGTCGCCGCCGTTGCCCGCAGAGAACACGGTCAGCACGCCGGAGGCGTTGAGCTTGCGCACGAACAGGCTGTCGGGGTCGTCCGGGGCGCCGTAGTCGGAGCCCAGCGACAGGTTGACCACGTCGAGGTGGTCGGAGAAGTCGCCGTCGCCGTCGGGGTCGAGCGACCAGTCCAGCGCCTGCGCGGTGACGTTGGTCGACCCCTCGCAGCCGAACACCTTGAGCGCGTACAGCAGGGCCTTCGGCGCGGTGCCGGGGCCGATGCGCATGGCGTCGAGCGCCTCGGGGGTGAGCTTGGTGTAGTCACCGGTGAAGGTGGACCCGTCGGCGTTGACGCCGAAGCCCGCCGCGGTGCCCGCCACGTGCGAGCCGTGGCTGTTGCAGTCGAGCGGGTTCGGGTCCGGCTTCGGGGTGTTGACCGCCGGGTCGTCGCTCTCGCCGTCGTAGGCGTTGCCCACGAAGTCGTAGCCGCCGACGACCTTGGCGGTCGGGAAGTACGACGGATCGACCTTCGTCTCGTCGATCGCCTGGAACGCCTCGACGGTGCCCGGGCCGCCGAAGTCGGCGTGGGTGTAGTCGATGCCCGTGTCGATGATGCCGATGCGGGTGTCGTCACCGAGCTTGCCGTACTGCTGCCACGCCTTGAGCGTGTTGGTCAGCTGCACGGCGGTGGAGTTCTGGCGGGACTTCGGCACCACCGTGCGCACGGACTTCACGTCCGGGCGCTGCGCCAGCTCGCGCACCTTGGCGGCGTCGGCGGTGACCACCACGCCCGGCACGCCGTTGGCGGTCCGGTACAGCTCCTTGGTGGCGGAGTCCTTGCCCTTCAGGTCGGTGACCACCCGGTCGACGACCTTGCCGGTGTCGTTCCTGGTCGCCTTGGCCGCGTCCTTGGCCTGCTGCTTGCTCGCGCCCTGGCTGGTCTTCTCCTCGTAGGTGTCGACGGCAGGCTTGGCCTCCAGCTCGACGAACGCGGTGACCTTGCCCTGGGCGGCGGAGAGCCGCTTGGCGACCTTCAACTGCAACGTGCCCGCGTCCAGCCCGCGCGCGGTGGCGACGGACGGCGCCTGCGGATCTTCCGCGGCCAGTGCCGTGCCCGCCGTGGACGCCACGAGGAGGATCGCGGCGAACAGCGGTACGGCTGATCTGGCGACAACGCGAGATCGGCTCACTACGTGCCCCAACCGAGGTCGGATTCGACCGGGCGGGCAGTGTCGCGACGACTAGGGGGACAGCTGCCCGCGTGGTGCCGTGCCCTCTACGGCACCGGGTCGACCTCGTTGGGCAGCAACCTAACCGCTCTAAAGAGCTACTCAATTAGTCCGAACGAGTGATAACGCCAACAGTTTTAACGACTAACGGTTAAATGTGACACCGCCGAGACCTGCGACGATATACACCGACAGGTCTCGGCGGCACTAGTCCGATTCAGTTACGGACACCCCGCGTCACTTCGGTCAGTCGAAGTTGACCGAGCGCGCGGTGCGGGCGCCGACGGCCGCGCCGATGGGGGCCAGCACGCCGGCGTCCACCGGGCGGTCGACGCGCAGCAGCATGAACGCGTCCTGGCCGTCCGCGGTCTGGCTGATCTGCGCGGCCTCGACGTTCACGCCCGCCTCGCCGAGCAGGGTGCCGACGGTGCCCATCACGCCCGGCCGGTCCGGGTACTCCAGCAGCAGCACGTTGCCCTCGGCGCGCAGGTCGAAGCCGCGGCCGTTGATGCCGACCAGCTTCTGCACCTGGTCCAGGCCCGACAGCGTGCCCGACGCGGTGATGACCGCGCCGTCCGCCTGCACCGCGCGCACCGTCACCAGGCTGCGGTGGGCGGCGCTCTCCGGCTCCTTCACCAGGGCCACGTCCACCCCGAGCGAGTTCGCCAGCGCCGGGGCGTTCACGAAGGTGACCTGCTCCTCGACCACGCTGGAGAACACGCCGCGCAGCGCGGCCAGCGGCAGCACCGCGACGTCCTCGTTGGACAGCTCGCCGCGCACCTCGACGGTGACCGAGGTGGGGGCCTTCGCGCTCAGCGCGGCGACGACCGTGCCCAGCTTCTGCACCAGCGGCAGGTACGGGCGGACCTCCTCGCCGACCACGCCGCCGCCCTGCACGTTCACCGCGTCCGGCACGAAGTCGCCCGCCAGCGCCAGCAGCACCGACTTGGCCACGTCCGTGCCCGCCCGGTCCTGCGCCTCGGACGTGGACGCGCCCAGGTGCGGGGTGACGACGACGTTCGGGACGCCGAACAGCGGGTTGTCGGTGGTGGGCTCGCTGGAGAACACGTCCACGCCCGCGCCGCCGACCTGGCCCTCGCGGACCGCCTCGGCCAGCGCCTCCTCGTCGATCAGGCCGCCGCGCGCGGCGTTGACGATGATCACGCCGTGCTTGGCCTTGGCCAGCTGCTCGGCGCCGATGAGGCCCTTGGTCTCCGGGGTCTTCGGCAGGTGGATCGAGATGAAGTCGGAGCGCTCCAGCAGCTCCTCCAGCGACACCAGCTCGATGCCGAGCTGC
This region of Saccharothrix longispora genomic DNA includes:
- a CDS encoding S1 family peptidase; this encodes MRTLLIALALLLGTAAPAAAVAPTPLEAGTPLTAVGGGRCLNGFNVRGHLLVPTSCGPVGTVVGGPGGAVVGTITAVRPTYSVVTITNPAAWVQRPTVAGAPGTITGSAETAVGGSVCRVGGATGLRCGTVQQKNATVSFPGGTITGLTRTNLCPDGRDHWVAVFSGSQAQGHVIGGSGSCTSGGTTWFHPLNRVLAAEGFTLVTG
- the serA gene encoding phosphoglycerate dehydrogenase, with protein sequence MTKPVVLIAEKLAPSVLDVFGEDIEVRHVDGTDRPALLAAVADADALLVRSATKVDAEVLKATTKLKVVARAGVGLDNVEVPAATERGVMVVNAPTSNIVSAAEHAVALLLATARQIPAAHATLQDHEWKRSKFNGVEVNGKTVGVVGLGKIGQLFAARIAAFGTTLIAYDPYVSAARAAQLGIELVSLEELLERSDFISIHLPKTPETKGLIGAEQLAKAKHGVIIVNAARGGLIDEEALAEAVREGQVGGAGVDVFSSEPTTDNPLFGVPNVVVTPHLGASTSEAQDRAGTDVAKSVLLALAGDFVPDAVNVQGGGVVGEEVRPYLPLVQKLGTVVAALSAKAPTSVTVEVRGELSNEDVAVLPLAALRGVFSSVVEEQVTFVNAPALANSLGVDVALVKEPESAAHRSLVTVRAVQADGAVITASGTLSGLDQVQKLVGINGRGFDLRAEGNVLLLEYPDRPGVMGTVGTLLGEAGVNVEAAQISQTADGQDAFMLLRVDRPVDAGVLAPIGAAVGARTARSVNFD
- a CDS encoding fumarylacetoacetate hydrolase family protein, with product MRIARIAQPDGLAFAEIRGDGDDLTAVEIADDPFANPTFTGRSWPLADVRLLAPFLPPKIVAIGRNYAEHAAEMGNEVPAEPLMFLKPNTAVIGPNAEIKLPAVSERVDFEGELAVVVGVGGRDIPASRARQSVLGYTIANDVTARDLQKTDGQWTRAKGFDTFCPLGPWVETSFDPSDVAIRTEVDGVVKQDSRTSLLIHDIPALIEYISSVMTLRPLDVILTGTPAGVGPLTAGQTVSVTVEGLGTLTNAVSAR
- the cimA gene encoding citramalate synthase, encoding MTPLGDSFHVYDTTLRDGAQREGITYSVTDKLAVARLLDSLGVGFVEGGWPGALPKDTEFFARAAAGDLTLKHAQLVAFGSTRRAGVRVEEDAQVRALLDSRAPVVTLVAKSDRRHIEKALRTDVAENCAMVRDTVRFLVDEGRRVFLDAEHFFDGFAFDPDTSLRVLESAVEGGADVVVLCDTNGGQLPLGLAETVADVVARTGFRVGIHCQDDTSCAVANTLAAVQAGATHVQCTANGYGERAGNADLFAVVGNLVTKLGLQVLPHESLAELTRVSHALAEIANIAPDTHQAYVGSSAFAHKAGLHASAIKVDPELYNHIVPGTVGNDMRVLVTEMAGRASLELKGREFGIDLARRPDALTNAVRRVKELEAGGWSFEAADASLELLMRDELSELDAPPFRLESYRVVLDHQQDGTIVSEATVKVHVAGERVIATAEGNGPVHALDAALRKALLPHLSWLDAVELNDYKVRILPGTRRNPAEHGTDAVTRVLVESTDGEREWTTVGVHGNIVEASWLALCDALAHKAMRVSPSPA
- a CDS encoding S1 family peptidase; translation: MRALLLAVALLVATAQPAVAAPTPLEAGTPLVTASGARCANGFSVHGHLLVSPACGRAAGGALHHADGRRIGTVVAIRRTHAVVRIDDTRLWQPRPTVAGRPDVVTGSTEAPVGAEACVRGPVTGWRCTTVASRDSTLYFGDGSILHGVSRIPVCSPPNDDWGAVVSGTQAQGLVFVAHGCPGGTSSFFFPLVDVLAQEGLRLVTG
- a CDS encoding 3-isopropylmalate dehydrogenase, which gives rise to MRLAVIPGDGIGPEVVAEALKVLGEVVPAAEITRYDLGAARWHATGELLPESVLGELRQHDAILLGAVGDPSVPSGILERGLLLRLRFELDHHVNLRPARLYPGVRSPISDPPEIDMVVVREGTEGLYAGNGGLLRKDTPHEIATEVSINTSFGVERVVRDAFARAANRPRKHLTLVHKTNVLTHAGSLWSRVVEEVSLQHPDVTVAYQHVDAATIHLVTDPGRYDVIVTDNLFGDILTDLAAAVTGGIGLAASGNLDVTRRNPSMFEPVHGSAPDIAGQGIADPTAAVLSVALMLDHLGQSESARRIEASVAFDLATRDHASPGATYAVGDRLAALVSSNVRTG
- a CDS encoding S8 family peptidase; this encodes MSRSRVVARSAVPLFAAILLVASTAGTALAAEDPQAPSVATARGLDAGTLQLKVAKRLSAAQGKVTAFVELEAKPAVDTYEEKTSQGASKQQAKDAAKATRNDTGKVVDRVVTDLKGKDSATKELYRTANGVPGVVVTADAAKVRELAQRPDVKSVRTVVPKSRQNSTAVQLTNTLKAWQQYGKLGDDTRIGIIDTGIDYTHADFGGPGTVEAFQAIDETKVDPSYFPTAKVVGGYDFVGNAYDGESDDPAVNTPKPDPNPLDCNSHGSHVAGTAAGFGVNADGSTFTGDYTKLTPEALDAMRIGPGTAPKALLYALKVFGCEGSTNVTAQALDWSLDPDGDGDFSDHLDVVNLSLGSDYGAPDDPDSLFVRKLNASGVLTVFSAGNGGDLYDIGGSPGSTPEALTVASTRDSYVLRDAVEVTAPDAVKGPKPGQYSQSYNYEGKSVTGVAVPLGDAGNKDGCLPLSAADKAAVAGKVAWLEWDDNDATRRCGSAGRTNNVTAAGAIGAVFTSQLENFNAGIAGNAAIPVIQITGSATAALRPALATGALTLRLAGDLRTSLPTYDQSISDTPSSFTSRGVRGPVVKPDVAAPGDTIASALVGSGDKTLVISGTSMAAPHTTGIAALVRQVHPDWTPEEVKAAVMNSASADVKTQDGKTYAPNRVGSGRIDGKAAVENQVLAYVQDDPGAVSASFGVVEVSKPVSLTKTIKVVNKSTKWVDYTVGYEALTQIPGVRYELSADTVRLSPRGIARVKVTLKIDDPKALRKTVDPTVEALHLDVPRQFLADASGRVVFAPKSGTAVPLRVPVYSAPKPVADIDVPKSVKANNGGQAVLNLTGKGLDQGAYKSLVSVLELQASSPKLPECRRNVTANCTLNDTAKGGDLRYVGAASTAPLARAQGAPEEALLAFGVATWGNWYNLGSNTVPFVDIDTNGDGVFDYEVYATKLTDTDLLVAATVDLATGVTVDLQGVNGQFGDVDTNVFDTNVVVLPVLLSAIGIDASADTSRIGYQAGTAGFYLAPGSTNGLIDSIPGQLSFDPLKPGLWVQGGGDAALSYSARPGTALVVNRDAASLATDGADSLLVLHHHNATGDRASVVKVKGRTNNRSAD